The window GTAGGTCTCTTTTGCCCAGTATCTGGAGGCGGCTGACTCTTTGATGAAAGAAGTGACATGGTCTAAATACAGTTAAACCATTTCTATCACTAAACCAAACCACAGCCATCATTTTTATACGGCTCtttactaaaaatcagaattcataTCCTGGCTCTGGGACGTCAAGTTCAGAAAAGGTGCTGACTTGCACTGGCTAAGAGACTCTCCTCATTGGAAGTTCCTTACTCCAGTGAAATCCACTGTCTATTTCTATGTCTCATAATCAGTGTAGGTTTTAACTTACCCAAAGGTAATCTCCATCGACCTTTATGGcaaatttcaatttcctcagaCGAACAAGACTGGGAGGAGAATCAGAAATTTCAAAAACACAGCGGACAACTCCGGCAATATGTCCACAGAGGAACTCCTGCTGGTCAAGCGCAGTCTGTGGGAAAGGAGCAAAGGCCAAAAAAGAGGCTGAGATCCTTCCCCTCCTGCCTGGATCCACAGAGGGCCCAGTAGATGAACGGCCAAGCAATAGAGAGCATTGTCTGGGCCAGTGACTGCTATCGTAGACCACTCTGGGccaaggaaggggaaagggagcaAGCACTCATTCTGCACCCAATGTGTGCCTGGCATTGAACATGGGAATATGCACAAACACCCTCACCTTTCATGGCTAAAGCCTAGGGACCAGGAGGCCAGAGGGACACAAATTAAGGGACAAAAATGAGGACATTGTCCAAATCAAGCATTGCTAGGCATCAACATCCATTCTGCTAAGGGAGGctcataaaggaaataaaagaagtagGGGAAAGCAGCGATGGCTGCAGAACAGTGAAAAAACCCAAAGATTTCAAGACCAGAACCAGCAATCTGATGGCTCAGAACTGGGGACAAACTATTGGCTTTATGGATGTCATGAGAACTTTGTATCTTTTCCAAGACACGGCATGACAGCAGGCACAGGGGAGGCACGTCAGAGATCTCTATGGCCACAGCTGTACAAgcccaaataaaacaaaacctccTTTCCAGATCACACACATAGCTGGAGGCCCCAGTTTTAAAAAACTGCCAGGCAGGAGCAGTGGGTACTGAGtaaaaacttgaataaaaaaCCACACGGCTTACCTGAGGAGGATAGAAATAGCAAATGCCGGCTCTTGTTGGGTCTCCTTCTTCCTTTACCTTTGAGccatcataaaggaaaaaataattccacctggagagagagagaggcaggatgACGGCGTGCTTTTTGGCATTCTGGGATGCTGCCATTTTGAACCTAGCCTCCCATTTCCATCTAGTCCCTAAAAGGCTCATGATTCAGTAAATCTTTCTGGACTTTCTGAACTACAAATGGGCAGAACTACTGCCCAAGTACAAGGAGTGTCGACCTACAACTATGCCTCTTTGCATTCTGGTCCATCTGTGCAAAAAAGAATGAGAGTAAGAGAAGGAGGAACAAAATGCTCACGGTGACAAGTTGTATTCTCGAAACAATGAGCCTTCCCTTTTCAACCACAccattcaccactttcttttGATAATGAAGTTCCTGTAGCATTAAGAGGAAGTTGGGGGCAGCCAGCAATAGCAGCACAGTGGAAGCTGGGAAAGTGCAAAGGACATCAAAGGGAGGCAGAAATGGGATCACAGGGCTATCTACCTGGAAGGGGTTTAGGGCATCGAGTTCAAGGGCCCTTTTACAGTTGTGGAGGCTGGGGCCCAGAGAGGTGAGGGTCACATGGAGGAAGTGAGAAGAGGCAGGATGGGCCTCCAAGTCCCAGGCTTCTTTAAAATTCCCCTTCTGAAGGTGGCTTGATAACCACAAGTGAGTCACTTCAACAACTCTGAGCATCAGTTCCTTCctttgtcaaataataataagCCCTACCTTCCAGCTGGTGGCTCCTAGCCTAGGAAAGCTTTTTTTATATCTTACAATGCTCTGGGCATGGGAGAGCTGTCACAATCCTTAATCCTGGGCACCCGTGTCCTGGAAGGACTATGCCCGAGCTCTTCCCCAGGGTCCTCCGGGCTACTAAAAGCCCAGAACTCTGGGTGGCACAGACGCCGCCCTTATTCACATCCTGCATGTTTTCAAAAGATCTGCCCCCTACGAGTCATGGAACCGAGGGGCAGATGGGCCCAAGGGCTGGGCCAGCATCACAGAGATAGCCAGCACCTAAGGAGGGATGGGCCCAAACTCAGCTCCCTCTCCAGGGGAGGCTCAAGGTGGGCCACTGGCAGCTCCGGCCTAGCTCTCTCCATCTGCCTCATCTCCTTGCTGTGTTCAAAGTCCGTCCCACAAGAAGCCGTCTATTTTTCACTCCTAACTGCACACAGCAAAACTCCTTGGTGTTGGTATGGAAATAGCATATCCACACCTGTCTCTTCACCCAACTAACTCTAAGCTATGTGAAGACAGGAACCATatgatttttcatctttctattccTAGAATCGAGCAGTTTCCTGCCCCAAGTAGTAACCACTGAAAGGGTGTTGCCTCAAACAGAGAccaaggtctctcactgcatccagaACCATCCTCCAGTCCTCCTGGTCTCTCTCTGGCCAtaggacccagatggctctggaggggaaagtgaggcgggtgcccttgcccagccctccctcacttgaaTCCCATTCGCTGACCTGACATCACAGGCTTCTCAACAAACAATGAGCGGAGGGATGATAATACTAGCTAGCATTTCTAGGATGCCTGTCGCTCCACACATACCATGTCAggtgattctcacaacaaccccagaGACAGGTGCtagcattatctccattttacagtggaggaaattgaggcagagagcaCATAAGGGTCATAagagctagtatctgaggcaggttTCAACCTTAGTTCGAATGTTTGATGGATTAACCTTGATTATTGAATTGGAttgttttaagttaaaaaaatcttgaaatgaATTTGGGATTTTGTTTCAGGGAGCTGGCTGCTGAGACCCTTTAAGAGGCATTCTGGCCAAACCTAAAGAATAGGGAAACCCAGCACATCCCAAACATGTTGTCCCTCCACAACAATGGAAATTACTTCATCATAAATAACAATAGCTGATACATCTATTATGCCAGAACACTTCCAAAAGGATTCCATGCAAGGCCTTCCCAAAGTCCTATGAGACTGAGTGAGTTAATCCCCATTTGCCCTTAAGCCAGTCCACCAAAGGTGACCTCCTCATTAAAAGACCACAAAGATAACTTTCACTTTCTGACAGATTTAAGGCATTAACTCTGGGAAATGGCTCACACAGAAGTCCAAAGTATACTGGCAAGAGGCCTGAGTagtaggaactatatgagcaaaactacaaaacactttccatacaaataaagtcagatctaaacaactggaaaaatattaagtgctcttggataggtcaagtgaatataataaagaaacaacattacctaaattaacctatttatttagtgctgtaccgatcaaactctcaagaaactattttactgacctagaaataaCAAACTTCATctagaacaaaaggtcaagagtttcaaagaaattaatgaagagaaaagcaaatgaaggcagcctagctgtaccagaactaatatcataaagcagcagtcttTATGGTATTGGTAccacttggtattggctaagaaatagactagttgatcagtggaataagttaggttcacaggacaaaatagtcaatgactatagcaatctagtacccgacaaactcaaagatcccagcttttcagataagaattcactatttaacaaaaactgctgggaaaattggaacctaatatggcagaaactaggcattgacccacacctaataccatataccaaaataaggtcaaaatggattcatgatctagacataaagagtgatagaagaaaatagaatagtttgcctctcagacctgtggaggaggaaggaatttgtgaccaaagaactagagatcattattgatcacaaaatagaaaattttgattatattaaattaaaaaggttttgtacaaactaaactaatgcagacaagattagaagggaagcaataaactgggaaaacactttttacattcaaaggttctgataaaggcctcatttccaaaatatataaagaattaactcaaatttataagaaatcaagccattctccaattgataaatggtcaaaggatatgaagaaattgaaactatttctagtcatatgaaaagatgctccaaatcactattgagcagagaaatgcaaattaagacaactctgaggtaccattacatatctctcagattggctaagatgccaggaagagataatgacaaGTGTTGGAGGGGTTTGTGGGAAACccggaacactgatgcattgttggtggagttgtgaactgatccaaccattctggagagcagtttggaactatgctcaaaaagttatcaaactgtgcatcccctttgatccagcagtgtctctactgggcttatatcccagagatcttaaagaagagaaagggacccatgtgtgcaaaaatgtttttagtggCTCCTTtttagtgtcaagaaactggaaactgaatggatgcccatcagttggacaatggctgaataaattatggtatataaatgttataggatatttttattctgtaagaaacaaccagcaggatgatttcagaaaggcctggagagacttacaggaactgatgctgagggaagtgagcagaaccaggagattactatacacagcaacaagactatatgatgatcaattctgatggacgtggctctcttcaacaataagatgattcaaaccagttccagctgttcagtgatgaagagagccatctacacccagagagaggaccgtgggagctgagtgtggaccacaacatagcattctcactctttctgttgatgtttgcttgcattttgttttcttaagttttttttttcttcttgatctgatttttcttgtgtaacaagataactgtataaatatgtatacatgtattggatttaacatatattttaacatatatttaacatgtatgggactacctgccatctagaggagggagttgggggaaggagggaaaaatctggaacCGAACGTTTTGtgagggtcattgttgaaaaatgacgcatgcatatgttttgtaaataaaaaagctttaataaaattaaaaaaaaaaaagagtcctgaCTAAAACCAGAATCAGAAGGCCTGGGTTGGCATTTAATGCTGCCACTCATGGGGCATGTCATTTCACCTCAGACCGTCTCTAACGACAATATGACCTGGGCAGGGAGCAGTTATCATGAGGAACAAATGACTGAGAGGTGAAAAACTCCCAAGTTCCAGCCGGGGAAGGCAGGGCTAGACAGCACTTCATTTAATAAAAGATCAAGGGGTCTGATTGAAGGCTTGATCCACACTAACAACTGGAAATGGCAGCCCCAAACAGCAGGCCCTTGAAGGATTTTCCCACCAGCAGAGAGGCCAAGAAGAAGGCAACTGGGCTTGGGGTTAGatgccacagtttaagaaggagATTGACCCTCTAGAGGGCATCCACAAGAGGGTAATGAGACTGGTGAGTGTATGCCATCAAAGAGATGCAATACCTAATGGTCCATGCCTGGGAAAAGGGGCAAGCTCTGTTGTGATGGGCCCCTGAGGTCAGAACCAAGGGCCAAAGGTAGAAACTGAGCAGAGGGAGGCTAAGGCTTGAGctaaggaaaaatttcctgatCATCAGAGCCATCCTCAAATAGAACAGGATACTGAAAAGGGCAGGTAGTGGGTTTCCCTTTCTAGACGTCTTCAAGCAGTGAATGAGAACATACCAGTCATACTGTTCAGGGATGGTTTGGACCAAACAGCCTCCTGGGTCCCTTCCAAAATTGAGATTCTATAACTTTAAGGAAACACTTGGGATTAAGTGTCTCCTACATGCaaggtttaataaatgtctgctggATTAAAGCTTTATTACTGAATAAGTAcacaatgcattttaaaaaataaataaatagcagagcTGTTCCACAGCTGACTTCACCCAAGTCATATGGCTGATGAGCTACTCACCAAGAGACTGCCTTGGTCCCTGCTGAGACCGAAGTGGCCATTTATTTCAGTCTGTCTTAAATCTGCCTCATGCTCCACACATGAGTTTTCCTCTCCACTAAAAACTGCTCGGCCATCTCTCTTTCCAGCAGCAATGGCAGATATTCTCTCCCTTGATTTCACCAATCCAACGAGATGACATCTAGTAACCTTTATTTTAGGTGTTTCTATTGGACACTTGCTGAACCTGAGTGAAGGTGTCAGACGCTTCCTTCTTCCCAGGCCTGAGGATCTCTTGAACAGCTTAAGCAGAGAAGTATAGTTTTAAGTTTCCTTATCACAGACAAGAGATCTTCTGAATCTCAACAAAACAAAGATCCTTCCAAGAAATCCAAGCGGACTAGACAGCTTCGACAGAATCCTATTCTGCTGTCCTAGGAAATCTCCAAGGCACTTTTCTCCAGCCAAGTCCTATTAAAGGGGTGCATGTTTCAGGCTTGCAGTTACCCCCTCTTTTGCAGTTCAAAGGTGTCCAAATACTTCTATTTTCAGCCAGCTGCTTCCAGTTCAAACTAGTATTTTAGCTCCTAGAGGGAATATAATGAATAAGTTATTTCAAAGTCCATGCTCCTATCATGTGCCTTAACAGACATCAGCGGATGCAAATATTTCCAAAGAGTTTTCTTTGAGATTTAAGTGACTAAGAACTAAGTAAATGGAGGGCAGATCTCCAGTTTCAAAATAATCAAGGATCATGTAAGTGTGTACAATTGTTCTAGACTTGTATGATTATCTTGTTTGCCTATAACTCCCTTGTAAGAGAAGAAAACTAAAGGGCAGAGAGCTCAGAGGGCACATGTTGGTTAAGCTGGAGAGCAAAATCTGAAGGcaggttctctctctcttttcttccttctctctttccctccctggaGCGGCTCTCTAGTCATGGAGATGGCAAATCTCTCCGGGATGCAGAGGGTAAAGCAAATTACACATTTAGCTACTCATACATggcattaataaaatagagattcAGGAACTATCCCCTTGGCAACCTGAAACTGAAATGAAGGAAAGGGATGTCATTTCCCCAGAAGTGAGCAGGCTCTGAAACAACAAAACCGGAAGTGGCCAGTCGGGCTTTTGGATCATGATACGCATCTGACAAGGATTAGGGACCCCAGCCCCAGGTTTCTATAAGGCCCCCCGCCAGGCACTAGGAAAGACACAAACGTGAATCGGGAGCATCTGCCCTCCAAGAGCAGAACCTACAAGGGGGATGCGCTCATGCTTTTGCCTAAGGCCAAGGCCAGTGGAAGTCGCAGAAAGCGCCCCGATCGCCACTGCAAGCAACCCTGAGGAAGGGGAGACAGCTAAGCACAGAATCCTTGCTCcctccagcagcagcagcagctggtTCTGGACATTGTGAGCGGGAAGGCTTGTGGAACTGAAAAGAACCCAGGTTGGATGTGGGCTGGAAGTTGGAGGTCCTGGGTTCGAGGTCCCGGCTCTGCCACAGATTTGGTGAGTTTTCTCCCCTGTGGTCAGGCTTCTCTCTGTAAAGGAATGGATCCAGACCCTAGGGGGTCTTCCAGACAGACTTTCCATGTCCCTGTTCTCAGATGCTCTCTGCTGGGGCCCTAAGCCTTCAGCCTCCTGAGTTCTGCCCCTCCTCCTCTCTGCACAGGGCCTCCCGTTTTCTAGGAAACCCTTCCCAGGCCCTCCTCATTCTAGAGGCATCCCCGTGCTCCCCGGTTTGTACCGGGCTGCTTGCATGCTACTTCCTCTTCCGTTTTTTACCTCTCTTGGCAAGCCCAGAATTtagtacacagtaggcatttaatgctTGCTGAAAGCTTGGCAGTGCCTGGTGCCCAGAAGGAGCTCAATAAGTGCTTGTTGGCTTTTCTCCCAAGCTCTTAGCACCGTGCCTGGCAAACAGTAAGCGCTTAATAAGTGCAGGCATcgccagcacttagcataatgcagGGTACCtggtaggcactcaataaatgcttattgacttgacttggcACAGAACATGGGACCCAACAGGAGCTTAACAGATGCGCGCTGACTAAGCGGGGCTGGTTCCTTCCCCCGGGACACCCGAAccccggcctcagtttccccagacCCAGGGGCCACGTGGGCGCGGCTGCTCCCTTCCCCGCTCGCGGCCTCCCCGCTGCGCATGCGCAGTCCACCCCGGAGGGGCTCCAGCCGCGAACTTGCGGACCCCGCGCGGGCCCGAGAGGCCCAGGAGCGTGCGCCCGGGGGCCGgcgggggagggaatggggagaaacgGGGGAGGGGTCCTCCTCCCCAGCCCGCCATCCTCCCGCCTCCCGTTCTCTCCCGGGCTACCTGAGCGCGACGCGGAGCGGCGGCCCTCCCAGTCACGCGCAgggcccgccccgcccccgcaCGTCCCCCTCACGTCCAGCCCCGCCCCCGCACGTCCCCCGCACGTCCAGCCCCGCCCCCGGACGTCCCCCTCGCGTCCCCCTCCCAACCCCCGCCTCGGCCCGCGGAGGATGCCGGGAACGCCGGGGGCCGGCGCGTGGTGATGACGTAGGCGCGGCGCAATGGCGGCGGCCGCGGTGGGCGGATGGAGGACCGTGCCCAAGCGCCGGGGGAGGCGCCCGAGGCCGGGGCGGGCGGCCGCGGACACCGGCGCCCCGGAGGCGAGCGGGGACGGCAGCGCGGTGCGCAGGCGCGTCTGCCAGGCCCGGTGAGGAGCCCCGGGCACCCGAGGGGAGGGAGCTCGCGCGCGCGCGTGCGGACGGCTGGCTGGAGGACCCGGATCCCGGCCCGAGGCCCCGAGGCCCCGGGGGAGGCGGGATTCCAGAagcccctttccctccctcccccctccccccaggatgCTCTCAGGGACGCGGGCgggctggggtgggggagaatccTGGAGAGCAGCCGCAGCTTAGCCGCCCCTTCCCAAGCTCGCGGCTCATTACAGCCCGGGCCAGGTTTCCCgaaccctccctcccccatagCCCGCATCCTTGTTCCTGCAGTCCAGGGGAATCCCGGGAAGTTCCCGCTTGCGGCAGCTTAGGGTGACGGGGAGCAAGTCCGCGCGCAGAGCCTGCCCTGCTCGTGAGGGGCTGACGCTGCGCCTGAAAAAGGGGGGCGGCGGGGAGGTGGCTGCTCTCTGTGGGCCTCTCCTGGAAAGCGAAGCCCTTATCGTGAAGGAACAGGGCGAGAAGAAAGCTTGGGGCGTTTGTCTGGCGCCCATCTCAGGCCGAGGCAGCCTGAAGGGGAAGGAGCCGTAATAACGTTGCCTTTCTCTTTACCAGGGACGACCTGCAAATCTCCGATTTCTGGCACTTGACAGAGGGTAAGTAATGCGCCATTCAGCCCCAAGTACAGAAGAACCGTGTAGCGTCCCAGTGGATCGTGATGAAATCTCATTTATTATGGCTCCTTTTTGTacccttatctttaaaaaaaataacatatttgatGAAATCTCATTTATTATGGCTTCTTTTTGTacccttatctttaaaaaaaaataacatatttgatgaaatttcatttattatgGCTCCTTTTTGTacccttatctttaaaaaaaaataacatatttgatGAAATCTCATTTATTATGGCTTCTTTTTGTacccttatctttaaaaaaaaaataacatatttgatgaaatttcatttattatgGCTCCTTTTTGTacccttatctttaaaaaaaaataacatatttgatgaaatttcatttattatgGCTCCTTTTTGTacccttatctttaaaaaaaaaataacatatttgatAACCTTAGCACACAGTCCTTAGTCATTCAGCGGAGCTCAGCCTAGTTATCCATCACGGGGAAAGTGtaagaaatcatttctttctcagctAAGTTGGCCAGAATATGATTTTTGTCCGTCGGTAAATACAGCTTGAAAAGGTGCAGCATAGAAAGTTAActgaatagtttttaaatttaatagatgTAACTGGATTAACAATCAAGAAATTATACGTCGCTTTAAATGGTCCAAAAGTGTTTGCTGATGCAAAagtccatctttctttttttcttttaaaccattcCCCCAATGGTACTAAATTGGCATAAGAACATGATCTTGGAAAAGTACAATTGCATCGGAAAGATGCACGGCAGGTGTATGTAGGTTATATTCTAGCAATTACTTATGAGCAAGAAGTGGTACAGGAGACATTATTCAAGGCAATAATGCTGTGAGGGATGTGAACTGGCCATGTCATGAGGTCCTGCATTGGATTcaagaaatatgaaagaatagagaaagacaccatattaagtgacttctctatgGAAGATGGATAGAAAGATATGGGCAGGAGAAAACTACTGAATTGTATGTTCCCTTTGCTCAGTGATAATAATACTATTCCCCAATGAGGTCAAAGAGGAAAAGggtctatatgtacaaaattatttggcagcactttttgtggtagcaaagtattagaaactgaggggatataTATCAgtgggggatggctgaacaatttatggtatataaaaggGATAGACTACTGCTGtgtgtgctgtaagaaatgaagggGATGGGTGATGACCGTGTTAgcccctggataccttagaatcagccggagtcaggataagcaaaagtcctcggtctttattcttgatctttagaggtaggattgaattggatggaggcagaatctccatgacctccttctttctcctctaccTCCAAAgggaccctggctagtcttactccgcctcctagtccctcctacaattctctgtatacaccaattatcaagccagcacagaatagtgcgaagggccattttccaagtataggAGTATTGCCAATTGGTAATTAGttttaagtgctcagttgtccgaaccttagtgcatgaactcaagagtttcagccctctacaggaatggtttcagagaagcctgggaagacttgtgtgaactgatacagaatccAAAGTTTCTACAGTAACAATATTGTAACGATAATCAATTTTGAAATACTTAGTGGCTCTGATCAACACAGAGACCAGCCactttcaaaagactcatgatgaaacatgccaGCTACCTCCACACAGGGAGCTAATGGCCTcaaagcaaatttttttcttttgtttcttttttaaaaatatgggtaATATAAAAATCTGTTTATATATGTCTGCAGTGGGTTTTGTTCTTGGAGGTGGTgaaatagaagggagaaaatctaGACCTGAAAAagtgattgaattttttttaaaaaaatttaaattgtgaaAAAGATATGGCAAGAATCACAGATTAGATATGAAAAATGATaggatctagagctggaagaaaccccAGAAGCCATCTAGCCCAATTCCCATATTTAACAGAGGAAAAGCCTGAGTCATAGGCAGGGTCCCCCAGGCAGTGGGCATAAGACTTCCGAGGCAGCTGTGAACTGCACAATGAGATCATGGATTCCTCAGTCTCCAAAGTGAAAGTGTGTCCTTCAGTATCACATTGTATAAAACTAACTGGAAGAGGTGATGTGAAAATTTACACCATATAATCTAGGGGGGAAAAAGCATCATGTTAAAAgtaaaactaaaagaatgaaagacTAGGTTAGAAGAGTTCATTCCTAGAGACCTAAAGGCACCTTTTACTTCAGGAGTGGACAAAATAAGTCACCAAAAATCCCATTCCTAGCCTGATCCCCTGTCCTGCTTCCTGCCCTGAAAAGACTTGACTCTCAGAACTGACCCCTCTGGTTACAGAAGTGATCCATTTCTTCCCCAGGCTAAAGAACTCTGAAATAAAACTCACACAGAATATTTAGGCACAATCATTTGCTTATTTGATATTCTCATGTCTCTTCCCTCATTATTGTGTCCTCCTACTTGGTATAGTGCTGTACACAAAGTGCAAGCACTTAAATGTTCTTTTAACTGAATTGCATTTGATAAGGAAGACCCTTAATAAAGGTAGGACAGGGTTTTGCTGCTCTCATTTACTGTGACAACTCATTAGGTGCTTACACTGTCTGGAAGCCCTATTAGGTGCCAAGGACTGAAACTTTGTCATGGTTATCCTGGAAAATCTTTTCAGCTGAAATctgtcatatttctttctttcaaacaTTTGATAACTTGACTTATCAAATTACCTCTTCTaatggaatttttgtttcttgatatttAGGAATCATCCAGAAGTGTTTTACAGAACCTCTGGAACAACTACAGGTTGCTACTGAGCCCATTTCAGAAGTCCTTGAACACCTCCATCTCGAACCATCACAGCCAGTTGAGGCCTCCAATTCCAACTTGAGAGGAGACTCATTGAAAAGGGCAAGGTGTTTTAAGTGTGTTTGCTATGGAATTGGGAAGTTTGCTTCATGTGTAATAGCCCGCAATCAACTAGCATTTTTGCTTCTCCTTTTGGAAAAGTTACAGGTAAGGACAGTAATGGATattgataaaagaaatttgaaattgaaagGTCTGGCTGGCTCTGTAgtatcttcctctttcttcttgtgCAGATTCCCAGAAATCACTGCTACATATATGATCCTCTTTTTAACGAACTTGAAATTTCAGTTCTCAATGCTCTTGGTCTGACTGTCCTCAAAGAGAATGAGGTAAgatctcctctctccccccctccccccaggcatttggggttatgtgacttgcccaaggccacatagctaggaagtgttaagtgtatgaggccaaatttgaacacaagtccttctgacttcagggctggtgctctatccactgtgccatctagctgaccctGAGGTAAGATCTTAAGAATGGACAAGGGAAAGCTTAGTATCGATCTTCTAAACTCAAGCCACAGCTCTGTACCATGAGAGTCACTTCTCTGAAAAGGTGACTTACATACTCTGGTGGAG of the Sarcophilus harrisii chromosome 1, mSarHar1.11, whole genome shotgun sequence genome contains:
- the SRRD gene encoding SRR1-like protein, translating into MAAAAVGGWRTVPKRRGRRPRPGRAAADTGAPEASGDGSAVRRRVCQARDDLQISDFWHLTEGIIQKCFTEPLEQLQVATEPISEVLEHLHLEPSQPVEASNSNLRGDSLKRARCFKCVCYGIGKFASCVIARNQLAFLLLLLEKLQIPRNHCYIYDPLFNELEISVLNALGLTVLKENEEGKRNICGEPTIFYMIHCGTALYNNLLWSNWSVDSLSKVMIIGNSFGTIEGKLLTRILQKKYPYVANILKGTEEIEFPQTLQYMDVFNDTAIHWFPLRKLKELPDEIWAFQEEPDYSESEELEIIRNH